Proteins found in one Populus alba chromosome 14, ASM523922v2, whole genome shotgun sequence genomic segment:
- the LOC118036949 gene encoding U-box domain-containing protein 30: protein MPMYKPNSYRNVKLDVGVGGQVLDLETAVKDGVLDGVGGGVLVSAGVAEKLDLKKMIEELESIEVPSVFICPISLDPMEDPVTLCTGQTYERSNILKWFSLGHCTCPTTMQELWDDTVTPNRTMQHLIYSWFSQKFLAMKKRSEDVQGRAIELLENLKKVKGQARVQTLKELRQVVAAHSTARKAVLDNGGTALVSSLLGPFTTHAVGSEAVGILVNLDIDFASKSNLRQPAKISLMVDMLNEGSIETKINVTRLIEMLMEGSDFENENLSSLSLLVGLLRLVKDKRHPNGLLAGLGLLKSICSHESVRGSVVSIGTVPPLVELLPSLNSECLELALYILEVLSSIPEGRLALKGCASTIPNVVKLLMRVSEACMQLALSILWAVCMLAPEECTALAVEAGLAAKLLLVIQSGCNPELKQRSVELLKLCSLNYTSTIVISECKLTRTIQ from the coding sequence ATGCCGATGTATAAGCCAAATAGCTATAGAAATGTAAAGCTAGATGTGGGCGTTGGAGGGCAAGTTCTAGATCTAGAAACCGCCGTTAAGGATGGCGTTTTGGACGGTGTTGGCGGTGGTGTTTTAGTTAGTGCTGGTGTGGCGGAGAAATTGGATCTGAAGAAGATGATTGAAGAGCTTGAATCAATAGAAGTACCGTCAGTGTTTATATGTCCAATTTCGCTGGACCCAATGGAAGACCCGGTGACGCTTTGCACAGGACAGACTTACGAGAGATCCAACATTCTCAAATGGTTCTCTCTAGGTCATTGCACGTGCCCCACTACAATGCAAGAGCTCTGGGATGATACGGTGACGCCGAACAGGACTATGCAGCATCTGATTTATAGCTGGTTCTCGCAGAAGTTCTTGGCTATGAAGAAGAGATCAGAGGATGTGCAAGGAAGGGCTATTGAGCTTCTGGAAAATCTGAAGAAAGTTAAGGGTCAAGCTAGAGTGCAAACTTTGAAGGAACTCAGGCAGGTTGTTGCCGCACATTCTACGGCACGGAAGGCTGTGCTGGATAATGGTGGGACTGCCTTGGTGTCTTCTTTATTGGGCCCCTTTACCACTCATGCCGTTGGGTCTGAAGCAGTTGGAATTCTCGTGAATTTGGATATTGATTTTGCATCCAAGTCGAATTTGAGGCAACCTGCGAAGATTTCTTTAATGGTGGATATGTTGAATGAGGGTTCTATCGAGACCAAGATCAATGTTACCCGATTAATAGAAATGTTGATGGAAGGGAGTGATTTTGAGAATGAAAACTTGTCGAGCCTGAGTCTTTTAGTTGGTCTGTTGAGGTTGGTGAAAGACAAGAGGCACCCAAACGGGTTATTGGCTGGACTTGGTTTGTTAAAGAGTATTTGTTCACATGAATCAGTTAGGGGCTCAGTTGTAAGCATTGGGACAGTTCCTCCATTGGTGGAGCTTTTGCCAAGTTTGAATAGCGAGTGCTTGGAATTAGCACTTTATATTCTGGAGGTTCTTTCAAGCATTCCCGAGGGGAGATTGGCTCTGAAGGGTTGTGCCAGCACAATACCGAATGTGGTCAAGTTATTGATGAGGGTTTCGGAGGCTTGCATGCAGCTTGCATTGTCAATATTATGGGCTGTTTGCATGCTCGCACCAGAAGAATGCACTGCACTCGCTGTGGAGGCTGGTTTGGCAGCCAAACTACTACTTGTAATACAGAGCGGTTGCAATCCTGAGTTGAAGCAGCGGTCGGTTGAACTATTGAAATTGTGTAGTCTAAATTACACATCAACCATTGTCATTTCTGAGTGTAAGCTTACGAGAACAATACAGTGA
- the LOC118036941 gene encoding lecithin-cholesterol acyltransferase-like 1 yields the protein MKRLMLKLGILCMSMMFYVCQATSNLHPVILVPGNGGNQLEARLTSGYKPSSLFCHWYPILKQKGGWFRLWFDPGVLLAPFTQCFADRMMLFYDKDTDDYRNAPGIETRVLHFGSTQSLLYLDPSLKRATAYMAPLVESLEEIGYVSGETLFGAPYDFRYGLAAEGHPSKVGSKFLLDLKELVEKATRNNGGKPVIIVSHSLGGLFVLQLLNKNPISWRKKYIKHFVALSTPWGGTVVQMVTFASGYTLGLPFVDPLLVREEQRTSESNSWLLPNAKVFGERKLVITPNATYSAHEITRFLDDIGFSGGVYPYTTRILPLMEQLIAPEVPITCIIGGDVRTPETLFYGENGFDEQPDVVYGDGDGTVNMASLLALEKLWANEKNQPLKVIRIGGISHTSILQNDSALAEITGEIYSINSHAFSSVL from the exons ATGAAGAGATTGATGCTCAAGCTGGGAATACTTTGTATGTCCATGATGTTCTACGTGTGTCAAGCAACCAGCAATCTCCACCCCGTGATCTTAGTACCAGGAAATGGTGGAAACCAACTAGAGGCCAGACTAACCAGTGGCTACAAGCCCTCGAGCCTGTTCTGCCATTGGTACCCAATCTTGAAGCAAAAGGGAGGTTGGTTCAGGCTATGGTTTGACCCCGGGGTCCTGTTAGCACCATTCACTCAATGTTTTGCTGATCGTATGATGCTCTTCTATGATAAAGATACTGATGATTACCGTAATGCTCCTGGGATTGAAACCAGAGTGCTACATTTTGGCTCCACTCAGTCCCTTCTCTACCTCGACCCCAGTCTCAA GCGAGCCACAGCATACATGGCTCCACTAGTGGAATCTTTAGAAGAAATTGGATATGTTAGTGGTGAAACACTATTTGGAGCCCCATATGATTTTCGGTATGGCTTGGCTGCAGAAGGGCACCCATCAAAGGTCGGTTCCAAGTTTTTGCTGGACTTGAAAGAACTCGTAGAAAAAGCAACCAGAAACAATGGAGGGAAGCCAGTAATTATTGTCTCCCACAGTTTAGGAGGTCTCTTTGTGCTCCAGCTTCTCAACAAGAACCCAATATCTTGGcgtaaaaaatatatcaaacacTTTGTTGCACTTTCTACTCCATGGGGTGGTACAGTGGTGCAGATGGTTACATTTGCTTCAGGGTATACACTAGGACTGCCCTTTGTTGATCCATTGCTTGTAAGAGAAGAGCAAAGGACTTCAGAAAGCAACTCATGGCTTTTGCCTAATGCAAAAGTATTTGGTGAAAGAAAACTTGTTATCACGCCAAATGCTACTTACTCAGCCCATGAAATCACTCGATTTCTTGATGACATTGGATTTTCCGGAGGGGTTTATCCTTATACAACCCGGATTTTGCCTTTAATGGAGCAATTGATTGCCCCAGAGGTTCCAATCACATGTATAATCGGGGGTGATGTTAGGACACCGGAGACCTTATTCTACGGGGAAAATGGTTTTGACGAGCAGCCGGACGTTGTTTATGGGGATGGAGATGGCACAGTAAACATGGCAAGCCTCCTCGCACTTGAGAAACTGTGGGCCAATGAGAAAAATCAACCCCTCAAGGTAATTAGAATTGGTGGGATTTCTCACACTTCAATTCTCCAAAATGATTCGGCACTTGCTGAAATAACAGGAGAAATTTACAGTATTAATTCTCATGCTTTCAGCTCAGTCTTGTAG
- the LOC118036932 gene encoding uncharacterized protein, whose product MKTKAHSQSKFMRVITIPLRVLCKARDVYVKSMTDCSMGMRYGPSIVSRAGQHPPLPRSFSVSSSRSDHDGEDYRELVRAASARSLGHSNEIEMYMQLLRQQQSSMMMGSKKVLPKSCSVGMGFMGKIDEDKPCVFEAGVADVKPQLGPRSSSCAVGKGRVAF is encoded by the coding sequence ATGAAGACAAAAGCACACAGCCAAAGCAAGTTCATGCGAGTCATTACAATCCCATTAAGAGTTTTGTGTAAGGCAAGGGATGTTTATGTTAAGAGCATGACAGATTGCTCGATGGGGATGAGGTATGGCCCTTCCATAGTCTCGCGAGCAGGACAGCACCCTCCCCTGCCCAGGAGTTTCAGTGTTAGCTCATCAAGGTCTGATCATGACGGTGAAGATTACAGAGAGCTTGTTAGAGCTGCTTCTGCCAGGAGCTTAGGTCACAGCAATGAAATTGAGATGTACATGCAGCTATTGAGGCAGCAGCAATCATCGATGATGATGGGGTCCAAAAAGGTGCTGCCAAAGAGTTGCAGTGTTGGAATGGGGTTCATGGGCAAGATTGACGAGGACAAACCATGTGTTTTTGAAGCAGGTGTTGCTGATGTAAAGCCACAGTTGGGTCCAAGAAGCAGTAGCTGTGCTGTTGGAAAAGGAAGGGTTGCCTTTTGA